In one Rutidosis leptorrhynchoides isolate AG116_Rl617_1_P2 chromosome 8, CSIRO_AGI_Rlap_v1, whole genome shotgun sequence genomic region, the following are encoded:
- the LOC139863797 gene encoding uncharacterized protein → MPIPSSDVVLGMNWLKDHKASIKCHRMIISFLVTSGKRVVAYSDQSGFCCALLSMMKAQKSSAKGCDSFLVYVIVVKKEDKVVSDIFVVSEYPEVFPDELLGLPPIKEVEYKIELVPGSTPVAKALYRLAPSEIREMMSQI, encoded by the coding sequence ATGCCTATACCAAGCTCTGATGTAGTGTTAGGCATGAATTGGCTTAAGGACCATAAGGCCAGTATTAAGTGCCATAGAATGATTATCTCTTTTCTTGTGACTAGTGGGAAACGGGTAGTGGCTTACAGTGATCAGAGCGGGTTCTGTTGTGCATTATTGTCGATGATGAAAGCTCAGAAATCTTCGGCCAAGGGATGTGATTCTTTCTTAGTTTATGTGATCGTTGTAAAGAAGGAAGATAAGGTAGTGTCCGATATTTTCGTAGTGTCTGAATATCCAGAAGTGTTCCCCGATGAATTGTTAGGCTTACCGCCAATcaaggaagttgaatataagatcgaATTAGTGCCAGGTTCTACGCCGGTTGCCAAAGCTCTGTATAGATTAGCTCCTTCagaaattcgtgaaatgatgtccCAAATTTAG